In one window of Posidoniimonas corsicana DNA:
- a CDS encoding glycosyltransferase family 4 protein, whose product MLNAMWMVGRWGLRAATAKRHPNEVVVVGTDPVMGVFTAVPWKLFRHGSKVAHWCFDLYPEAAVADEKLSAGGPAERLFSWISRLGYRRCDYVADLGACMRRRLEPSIGAARSGTITPWALVEPEAPPEPDEEVRENLFGDARLALLYSGSFGRAHSYREFLSLARELRGEGVGFCFAGRGHRTDELKSAVESDDTNVTFAGFAPEAELEKRLTSCDLHLVSLTPEWTGTVVPSKFFGALAAGRGVLFAGAEDSAIAQWIREHRVGWVVTSENAPQVADELRQLTAAPDRLFELRRHCHAVYHKQFSRGRMIDKWDHELTQILTRR is encoded by the coding sequence ATGCTAAACGCAATGTGGATGGTCGGACGCTGGGGGCTACGTGCTGCGACCGCCAAACGCCACCCCAACGAGGTGGTGGTCGTCGGCACGGATCCGGTGATGGGGGTCTTCACCGCAGTTCCGTGGAAGCTGTTTAGACATGGTTCCAAGGTCGCGCATTGGTGCTTCGACCTTTACCCCGAGGCGGCGGTCGCCGACGAGAAGCTGTCGGCCGGCGGACCCGCCGAGCGGTTGTTCTCTTGGATCTCACGCCTCGGCTACCGCCGCTGCGACTACGTAGCAGACCTGGGGGCCTGCATGCGGCGTAGGCTCGAGCCAAGCATTGGCGCCGCACGGTCGGGAACGATTACTCCCTGGGCGCTTGTTGAGCCCGAGGCCCCGCCTGAACCCGACGAGGAGGTTCGCGAAAACCTATTCGGCGACGCTCGGCTCGCCCTACTCTACTCAGGCAGTTTCGGTCGGGCCCACAGCTACCGTGAGTTCCTGAGTCTTGCGCGCGAGCTCCGCGGTGAAGGCGTGGGGTTCTGCTTTGCTGGCCGCGGACACCGAACCGACGAGCTGAAGTCCGCGGTTGAGTCCGATGACACGAATGTCACCTTTGCGGGGTTCGCTCCGGAGGCAGAACTCGAGAAGAGGCTCACTTCTTGTGATTTGCACCTAGTGAGCCTAACCCCAGAGTGGACTGGTACAGTCGTGCCATCAAAATTCTTTGGGGCTCTCGCTGCCGGGCGGGGAGTTCTCTTTGCGGGCGCCGAGGATTCAGCGATTGCGCAGTGGATCCGCGAGCATAGAGTTGGTTGGGTTGTCACTTCCGAAAACGCACCGCAGGTGGCAGATGAGTTGCGGCAACTAACTGCGGCGCCAGACCGTTTGTTCGAGTTGCGCAGGCATTGCCACGCTGTCTACCACAAGCAATTCAGCCGCGGTCGGATGATCGACAAGTGGGACCATGAGCTAACTCAAATCCTGACGCGGCGGTAG